GCGGGAGCCGGGCACCGGCAGCATCAGGTCCAGCAGCAGCCCGGTGAGCGCGAAGTGGCCGAGGTGGTTGGTGGCGAACTGCATCTCGAAGCCGTCGCGGGTGGTCTGCTTCGGGGTGTACATCACGCCGGCGTTGTTGATCAGCAGGTCGATCCGGTCGAGCCGGGACCGCAGCGCCGCCGCCGCGGTCCGGACGGAGTCGAGCGAGGTCAGGTCCAGCGCCTGCACGGTCACGTCGCCGGTCATGCGGGCCGCGGCCTGCTCGCCCTTCTCGACGTTGCGCACGGCGAGGACGACGGACGCCCCGCGCTCGGCGAGCGCCTTGGCGGTCTCGTACCCCAGTCCGGTGTTGGCCCCGGTCACCACGGCCACCCGTCCGCGCTGGTCCGGAATGTTCGCCGTCGTCCACTTCTCGCTCATGTCAGGCTCCCAACGTAACTAACGTACCAGAGGTATCTTGTGCCGACGACGTTAAAGTACTTTCGGTACGTTGTCAACGTACCGCAGGTACCTAAGTTAGGCTGGTGATCGTGACTTTCCAGCGGGCGCGAACCGAAGAGCAGCGGGAGATCCGCCGACGGGCCATCCTCGACATGGCATCGGCGATGCTCAACGAGATGCCCGTGGCCGCGGTCACCCTGAACGAGCTCAGCCGCCGGGTAGGCCTGGCGAAGCCGAACGTGCTGCGCTACTTCGAGTCTCGCGAGGCGGTGCTGCTAGAACTGCTGGACCACTTCCTGCAGGAGTGGCTGACGGAACTGGCAGGCGAGTTGGCTGCCGGCATCGACGAAAATCTACCCATGGCCGAGCGAGCGGCAGCAGTGGCCGAGATCCTCAGCCGTTCGCTCTCCGGCCGAGTGGTGCTGTGCGACCTCTTCGGCGCACAGGGCAGCGTCCTGGAA
The nucleotide sequence above comes from Micromonospora sp. NBC_00389. Encoded proteins:
- a CDS encoding TetR/AcrR family transcriptional regulator, translated to MTFQRARTEEQREIRRRAILDMASAMLNEMPVAAVTLNELSRRVGLAKPNVLRYFESREAVLLELLDHFLQEWLTELAGELAAGIDENLPMAERAAAVAEILSRSLSGRVVLCDLFGAQGSVLEHNVSVEVVARYKRASLDRLTTMTALIQKYLPELGENATLFSLQTMVMAGALSAYSTPPPSLQAAYQAEPDLARFHLELKDYLKLALTATLLGVLPRR